One part of the Olleya sp. YS genome encodes these proteins:
- the rseP gene encoding RIP metalloprotease RseP — MEFVIKIGQFLLSLSLLIVLHELGHFIPAKAFKTRVEKFYLFFDVKFSLFKKKIGETVYGIGWLPLGGYVKISGMIDESMDKEQMAQPPQPWEFRSKPAWQRLIIMLGGVFVNFVLALVIYILAAFAYGDTDITVSSIKGGFLIDNPLLQDIGFKTGDQILKVDDTKIVNESDIRQHIIGANSVTIQRNGEVKTIELPVDFLGQLSSSKKRSLFGLRQPFVVEKVADTSLNKGVELKQGDVFNTINGLPATYYDQITPILDSLKGQTITTTFIRGNQTIERNLVIDKNGKLGIHSETSLNEFEKLGFLDIVTKEYGFIESFGVGANKFTGTISSYFGQLKAIFNPSTGAYKGVGGFKAIYDIFPSNWSWERFWSLTAFLSIMLGVLNLLPIPALDGGHVMFLLYEMISGRKPSENFLEKAQIVGFFLLIALVLFANGNDIFKAIFN; from the coding sequence ATGGAGTTTGTTATAAAAATTGGACAGTTTTTACTAAGTCTGTCATTATTAATAGTTTTACACGAGTTAGGACATTTTATTCCTGCAAAAGCGTTTAAAACACGAGTTGAAAAATTCTATTTATTTTTTGATGTAAAGTTTTCATTATTTAAAAAGAAAATTGGCGAAACCGTTTATGGTATTGGTTGGTTACCCTTAGGAGGTTACGTAAAAATCTCTGGAATGATAGATGAGAGCATGGATAAGGAACAAATGGCACAACCACCACAACCTTGGGAGTTTAGATCTAAGCCAGCTTGGCAACGTTTAATAATTATGTTAGGTGGTGTTTTTGTTAATTTTGTTTTGGCTTTAGTCATCTACATTTTAGCTGCATTTGCTTATGGAGATACTGACATTACTGTATCTAGTATAAAAGGAGGGTTTTTAATAGATAATCCATTGTTACAAGATATTGGATTTAAAACAGGTGATCAAATTTTAAAAGTCGATGACACTAAAATTGTTAACGAATCTGATATTAGACAACATATTATTGGTGCAAATAGTGTGACTATCCAAAGAAATGGAGAAGTTAAAACCATAGAATTACCAGTAGACTTTTTAGGTCAATTATCTTCAAGTAAAAAGAGAAGCTTATTTGGATTACGCCAACCATTTGTAGTCGAAAAAGTGGCAGATACGTCCTTAAATAAAGGTGTTGAATTAAAGCAAGGTGATGTATTTAATACCATTAATGGTTTGCCAGCTACGTATTATGATCAAATTACTCCAATTTTAGATAGCTTAAAAGGACAAACTATTACTACAACTTTTATAAGAGGCAATCAAACTATTGAAAGAAATTTAGTGATTGACAAGAATGGAAAACTAGGTATCCATTCTGAAACAAGTCTTAACGAATTTGAAAAACTAGGTTTTTTAGATATAGTCACTAAAGAGTATGGTTTTATTGAAAGTTTTGGTGTTGGTGCAAACAAATTTACAGGCACTATAAGTTCATACTTTGGACAACTTAAAGCAATCTTTAATCCAAGTACAGGAGCTTACAAAGGTGTAGGTGGTTTTAAAGCTATTTACGATATTTTCCCTAGCAATTGGAGTTGGGAGCGTTTTTGGAGCTTAACAGCCTTTTTATCTATTATGTTAGGAGTGCTTAACTTATTACCAATACCAGCATTAGATGGTGGACACGTTATGTTTTTGTTATATGAAATGATATCTGGACGTAAGCCAAGCGAAAACTTTTTAGAAAAGGCACAGATTGTTGGTTTCTTTCTACTAATAGCTTTAGTGTTGTTTGCCAACGGAAACGATATTTTTAAAGCAATTTTTAATTAA
- a CDS encoding SCO family protein produces the protein MLSFFKDYKWFAIVFGIISIIIIFIFYNILNVEKPLPVLQPANFEPKLVDSTIQHVKKYHTVANFKLVNQNGDTITEKNYEDKIYIADFFFTTCQTICPVMTDNMVRIQNTILNDDDVLLLSHSVTPEIDSVAQLKRYAIKKKVNDDKWNLVTGDRKQIYDLARKSYLVVEDDGSVDYGMIHTENFALIDKKKQIRGVYNGISKAGIDSLLHDLKTLKKEYE, from the coding sequence ATGCTTTCTTTTTTTAAAGATTATAAATGGTTTGCTATCGTTTTTGGCATCATTTCTATAATTATAATTTTTATTTTTTATAACATTTTAAATGTTGAAAAACCTTTACCTGTTTTGCAGCCTGCCAACTTTGAACCTAAATTGGTAGATAGTACAATTCAACACGTCAAAAAATACCATACTGTTGCTAATTTTAAGTTAGTTAACCAAAATGGAGATACCATCACAGAAAAAAATTATGAAGACAAAATCTATATCGCAGATTTCTTCTTTACCACGTGTCAAACCATTTGTCCTGTAATGACAGATAATATGGTCAGAATTCAAAATACTATTTTAAATGATGATGACGTCCTTTTATTGTCCCACTCAGTAACACCAGAAATTGATAGCGTTGCACAACTTAAACGCTATGCAATCAAAAAAAAGGTGAATGATGATAAATGGAATTTAGTTACAGGAGATCGCAAACAAATTTACGATTTAGCACGTAAATCTTATTTGGTAGTTGAAGATGATGGAAGTGTTGATTACGGAATGATACATACCGAAAATTTTGCATTAATAGACAAAAAAAAACAAATTAGAGGTGTATATAACGGAATAAGTAAAGCAGGAATAGACTCACTTTTGCACGATCTAAAAACGTTAAAAAAAGAATACGAGTAA
- a CDS encoding FeoA family protein: MSQTLNTLKRGERAIIIDVSSEEIPLKLLEMGCLPGNSVELVQVAPFADPMYLNINGSHLAIRKETAIHIIIEKDII; the protein is encoded by the coding sequence TTGAGCCAAACACTTAACACTTTAAAACGAGGAGAACGAGCAATAATAATTGACGTTTCTTCGGAAGAAATTCCGCTAAAACTACTAGAAATGGGTTGTTTACCTGGTAATAGTGTCGAGTTGGTACAAGTTGCACCTTTTGCAGACCCAATGTATCTTAACATTAACGGTAGTCACTTAGCTATTAGAAAAGAAACTGCTATTCATATAATTATTGAAAAAGACATTATATGA
- the feoB gene encoding ferrous iron transport protein B — protein MSKQINIALIGNPNTGKTSVFNALTGLNQKVGNYPGITVEKKEGICKLPRGVKAHIIDLPGTYSLNASSLDENVVIELLLNKNDKDFPDVAVVVSDVENLKRNLLLFTQIKDLEIPTILVINMADRMKYKGISLDIDFLEQELKTKIAVVSTRKKEGIDNLKHLISNYKDISTAPCLNASAIDNDYFDKLRKAFPNQLLYKLWLVITQDVNFGKTDRNQIEAIASFKTKSKSDLKRLQQKETIKRYQFINNTLKKGQTIDVSQAKDLRTKFDRILTHKVWGYLIFFLILLTIFQAIYDWSTVPMDFIDGIFADLSNWVKATFPEGGKVTNLVAEGIISGLGGIVIFIPQIAFLFLFIAILEESGYMSRVVFLMDRIMRRFGLSGKSIVPLISGTACAIPAIMATRNIESWKERLITILVTPFTTCSARLPVYLIIIALVIPEGRFLGLSYQALTLMLLYLIGFGAAVISAYILNKVLKIKSKTFFVVEMPNYKLPLFKNVILTVIEKTKSFVFGAGKIILAISIVLWFLASYGPGQQFNNAENIVKNEYASQNLDVDQLNQKIASHKLEHSFIGIAGHAIEPVIRPLGYDWKIGIAIVSSFAAREVFVGTLATIYSVGSDDEDTIKNRMAGEVNPILGGPLFNFASGISLLLFYAFAMQCMSTLAIVKKETNSWKWPILQLVIMTAIAYITALIAFQFLK, from the coding sequence ATGAGTAAACAAATAAATATTGCCTTAATAGGTAATCCAAATACCGGAAAAACCTCAGTTTTTAATGCGCTTACTGGTTTAAACCAAAAAGTTGGTAATTATCCAGGAATTACTGTCGAAAAAAAAGAAGGGATTTGCAAGCTACCTAGAGGAGTTAAAGCTCACATCATTGATTTACCTGGTACGTACAGTCTTAATGCGTCTTCTTTAGATGAAAATGTGGTTATTGAGTTATTACTTAATAAAAACGATAAAGATTTTCCCGATGTTGCAGTGGTCGTTAGTGATGTTGAAAATTTGAAACGAAACTTACTTCTATTTACACAAATAAAAGACTTAGAAATCCCAACCATTCTAGTTATTAATATGGCAGACAGAATGAAATATAAAGGGATTTCATTAGATATTGATTTTTTAGAACAAGAATTAAAAACCAAAATTGCTGTTGTTAGTACTAGGAAAAAAGAAGGTATAGATAATTTAAAACACTTAATATCTAATTATAAAGACATCTCTACTGCACCTTGCTTAAATGCTTCTGCTATAGATAATGACTATTTTGATAAGCTAAGAAAAGCCTTCCCAAATCAGTTACTTTATAAACTTTGGTTAGTGATTACTCAAGATGTTAATTTTGGTAAAACAGACAGAAACCAGATTGAAGCTATAGCCAGTTTTAAAACAAAATCTAAAAGTGATTTAAAGCGTCTGCAACAAAAAGAAACTATTAAACGTTACCAATTTATCAATAATACGCTTAAAAAAGGTCAAACTATTGATGTGTCTCAAGCTAAGGATTTGCGCACTAAATTTGACCGAATATTAACCCATAAGGTTTGGGGTTACCTTATATTCTTTTTGATATTATTGACAATTTTCCAAGCTATTTATGATTGGTCTACGGTACCAATGGATTTTATTGATGGCATCTTTGCTGATTTAAGTAATTGGGTAAAAGCAACCTTTCCAGAAGGTGGAAAAGTAACTAATTTAGTTGCAGAAGGTATTATTTCTGGATTAGGAGGAATCGTTATTTTCATCCCTCAAATTGCCTTCCTATTCTTATTTATAGCCATCTTAGAAGAAAGTGGCTACATGAGTCGCGTAGTGTTCTTAATGGACCGTATTATGCGTCGTTTTGGTTTGAGCGGTAAAAGTATTGTGCCACTAATTTCTGGTACTGCTTGTGCTATTCCAGCTATTATGGCTACTCGTAATATTGAGAGTTGGAAAGAGCGTTTAATAACTATTTTAGTGACTCCTTTTACAACCTGTTCGGCAAGATTACCTGTGTATTTAATTATTATTGCCTTAGTTATTCCAGAAGGTCGTTTTTTAGGCTTAAGTTATCAAGCATTAACTTTAATGTTATTGTATTTAATCGGGTTTGGAGCTGCAGTTATATCTGCATATATTTTAAATAAAGTCCTAAAAATAAAAAGTAAGACCTTTTTTGTGGTTGAAATGCCAAACTATAAACTGCCATTATTTAAAAACGTAATATTAACAGTTATAGAAAAAACAAAATCCTTTGTTTTTGGTGCTGGTAAAATAATATTAGCCATTTCCATTGTGCTTTGGTTTTTGGCATCTTATGGTCCAGGTCAACAGTTTAATAATGCAGAAAATATTGTAAAAAATGAGTATGCTTCACAGAATTTAGACGTAGATCAACTCAACCAAAAAATAGCGTCACATAAACTAGAACATTCGTTTATTGGTATAGCTGGTCATGCAATAGAACCTGTGATTAGACCTTTAGGTTATGACTGGAAAATTGGTATTGCAATTGTTAGTTCTTTCGCAGCACGTGAAGTTTTTGTTGGGACCTTAGCTACTATTTATAGTGTTGGTAGCGATGATGAAGACACCATTAAAAATAGGATGGCTGGTGAAGTTAATCCTATTTTAGGTGGACCATTATTTAATTTTGCTTCAGGGATAAGTTTACTCCTGTTTTATGCTTTTGCGATGCAATGCATGAGTACTCTTGCTATTGTAAAAAAAGAAACTAATAGTTGGAAATGGCCAATTCTGCAATTAGTGATTATGACAGCAATTGCGTATATTACAGCTTTGATTGCCTTTCAATTTTTAAAATAA
- a CDS encoding metal-dependent transcriptional regulator codes for MSVATENFVKAIYKSKVNDVTNTKPGNIAKLLGVSNAAATDMAKNLAAKNLINYEKYKALELTSEGEKLALKVIRKHRLWEAFLHKTFDMSLHEIHREAELLEHETSDFLANKISAYLGNPKFDPHGDPIPNGNGEITTQDTSIALSKTKEDCTYIISRLMSDDKEFFDFCASNYIKYGNEIKVIKQFQKNKMTQIQINSNTILLNEEFSKIIYVNEAN; via the coding sequence ATGTCAGTAGCAACAGAAAATTTTGTAAAAGCCATTTACAAAAGTAAAGTAAACGATGTCACCAATACTAAGCCTGGAAACATTGCCAAATTATTAGGCGTCTCTAATGCTGCTGCAACAGATATGGCTAAAAACTTAGCTGCCAAAAATTTAATAAATTACGAAAAGTATAAAGCTTTAGAATTAACTTCTGAAGGTGAGAAGTTAGCTTTAAAAGTAATTCGTAAGCATAGACTCTGGGAAGCATTTTTACATAAAACCTTTGACATGTCACTTCATGAAATACATCGTGAAGCAGAACTTTTAGAGCATGAAACTTCAGATTTTTTAGCTAATAAAATTAGTGCGTATTTAGGTAATCCTAAATTTGATCCGCATGGTGACCCAATACCAAACGGTAATGGTGAAATAACAACTCAAGACACCTCAATTGCCTTATCAAAAACTAAAGAGGATTGCACTTACATCATATCTAGATTGATGAGTGATGACAAAGAGTTTTTTGATTTTTGCGCTTCAAATTATATTAAATACGGAAACGAAATAAAAGTCATCAAACAATTTCAAAAAAACAAGATGACACAAATACAAATCAATAGTAATACTATTCTTTTAAACGAAGAATTTTCAAAAATTATTTACGTCAATGAAGCCAATTAA
- a CDS encoding transporter, producing the protein MKPIKHFLAVAATFTFGLLTAQETQNLGPLVTDRPDATEAPSVVPKNYIQVETGAFYESFEDNNLKTEDFTYNTTLIRYGLLDNLELRLGWNLTDSKAFLNNTETSQISSFSPLLLGVKIAITQEDGLLPEIGFIGHLNLPFSVKEAIRPQTTGVDFRFSFAHTLSERSSFSYNLGAAWGGDSPEANYLYTMAYGYSITEKFGAYAELYGDFPENSKANHLWDAGLTYLLSNNVQLDATVGSRITKGQDILLSAGISFRLPN; encoded by the coding sequence ATGAAGCCAATTAAACATTTTCTAGCAGTAGCTGCAACATTTACTTTTGGTTTGCTAACTGCTCAAGAAACCCAAAACCTAGGTCCTTTGGTAACCGATCGACCAGATGCAACAGAAGCACCTAGCGTAGTGCCTAAAAATTATATTCAAGTAGAAACTGGTGCGTTTTACGAAAGTTTTGAAGACAACAACTTGAAAACTGAAGACTTTACTTATAACACCACCTTAATCAGATATGGATTATTAGATAATCTAGAATTAAGATTAGGTTGGAATCTAACCGATAGTAAAGCCTTTTTAAACAATACAGAAACAAGTCAAATTTCTAGTTTTTCGCCTTTATTATTAGGTGTAAAAATTGCAATTACCCAAGAAGATGGATTACTTCCAGAAATTGGCTTTATCGGACATTTAAATCTACCTTTTTCTGTAAAAGAAGCTATTAGACCACAAACCACAGGTGTTGATTTTAGATTTTCTTTTGCCCACACCCTTAGTGAGCGTTCCAGTTTTTCTTATAATTTGGGTGCTGCTTGGGGAGGAGATTCACCAGAAGCTAATTATTTATATACCATGGCTTATGGTTATAGTATCACAGAAAAATTTGGTGCATATGCAGAATTATATGGTGACTTCCCAGAAAACAGTAAAGCCAATCACCTTTGGGATGCTGGTCTAACCTATTTGCTATCAAACAATGTACAATTAGACGCAACTGTTGGTTCTAGGATTACTAAGGGTCAAGATATTTTACTAAGTGCAGGAATTAGCTTCAGATTACCTAATTAA
- a CDS encoding zinc ABC transporter substrate-binding protein produces the protein MKKNSLILIAILVLIGCKNNNQADGKLNIVTTTTMITDLVKHIGGDRVNINGLMGSGVDPHLYKASEGDVTKLVNADIIFYNGLHLEGKLVEVFEKMGSKTKTPIALGEVLDKSTLIGSDYFASNYDPHVWFNIEYFKQFAQKVTSVLAEKDIENTAYYKANEAAYLAKLDVLQNTINAKIETLPKDKRILVTAHDAFNYFGKNYGFEVVGLQGLSTATEAGVKDVQNLANFIIQKQVKAIFVESSVPKRTIEALQEAVKSKGFDVQIGGTLYSDALGSADTIEGTYTGMFEYNVNTIVNALK, from the coding sequence ATGAAAAAAAACAGCTTAATCTTAATAGCAATTTTAGTCTTAATAGGTTGTAAAAATAATAATCAAGCAGACGGAAAACTAAACATCGTAACAACCACAACCATGATTACTGATTTAGTAAAACATATTGGTGGTGATCGTGTTAATATTAACGGATTAATGGGTAGTGGTGTAGATCCGCATTTATACAAAGCTAGTGAAGGAGATGTCACTAAACTAGTTAACGCAGACATCATTTTTTATAATGGTTTACACCTTGAAGGGAAATTGGTAGAAGTTTTTGAAAAAATGGGAAGCAAAACTAAAACACCAATAGCTTTAGGTGAAGTCCTAGATAAATCCACTTTAATTGGGTCAGATTATTTTGCCTCAAATTACGATCCGCATGTCTGGTTTAATATTGAGTATTTTAAACAATTTGCTCAAAAAGTAACTTCAGTTTTAGCAGAAAAAGATATCGAAAATACAGCATATTATAAAGCAAACGAAGCAGCCTATCTAGCAAAGCTTGACGTCCTTCAAAATACAATTAATGCTAAAATTGAGACGCTTCCAAAAGACAAACGAATTTTAGTTACAGCACATGATGCGTTTAATTACTTCGGAAAAAATTACGGTTTTGAAGTGGTAGGTTTACAAGGCTTATCCACTGCAACCGAAGCTGGTGTAAAAGATGTACAAAATTTAGCTAATTTTATTATCCAGAAGCAAGTCAAAGCCATTTTTGTGGAGAGTTCAGTCCCAAAACGCACCATTGAAGCATTGCAAGAAGCAGTAAAATCTAAAGGATTTGATGTACAAATTGGTGGTACATTATACTCTGATGCATTGGGTAGTGCAGACACTATCGAAGGTACTTATACTGGCATGTTTGAGTATAATGTAAACACGATTGTTAATGCGTTAAAATAA
- a CDS encoding metal ABC transporter ATP-binding protein, with product MKQKIAVKVDDLTVAYNYKPVLWDIDLEIPEGVLMAIVGPNGAGKSTLIKAILGILKPIAGSVSIYDKPYDKQRQLVAYVPQKGSVDWDFPTTALDVVTMGTYGSLGWIKRPGQKQKKAALEALEKVGMLAFKGRQISQLSGGQQQRIFLARALVQNASIYFMDEPFQGVDATTEIAIINILKELRKAGKTVIVVHHDLQTVPEYFDWVTFLNVKKIATGPVKDIFNDDNLTKTYGINYKVSIQE from the coding sequence ATGAAACAAAAAATAGCAGTAAAAGTAGACGACCTTACAGTTGCGTACAACTACAAACCAGTACTTTGGGATATCGATCTAGAGATACCTGAAGGTGTGCTTATGGCTATTGTTGGACCAAATGGCGCAGGAAAATCGACATTAATTAAAGCCATTTTAGGGATTTTAAAACCTATAGCAGGTAGTGTTTCTATTTATGATAAACCATATGACAAACAACGTCAATTAGTTGCATACGTACCACAAAAGGGAAGTGTCGATTGGGATTTTCCAACTACAGCATTAGATGTGGTTACTATGGGAACTTATGGTAGTTTAGGTTGGATTAAACGTCCAGGACAGAAACAAAAAAAAGCTGCTTTAGAAGCTTTAGAAAAAGTAGGCATGTTGGCTTTTAAAGGTCGACAAATTAGTCAGTTGTCTGGAGGACAACAACAACGTATTTTTTTAGCACGTGCTTTAGTGCAAAATGCGTCTATCTATTTTATGGACGAACCCTTCCAAGGTGTAGATGCTACTACAGAAATTGCCATTATTAATATTTTAAAAGAATTACGTAAAGCAGGTAAAACAGTAATTGTAGTTCACCACGATTTACAAACTGTTCCCGAGTATTTTGATTGGGTCACCTTTTTAAACGTAAAGAAAATTGCAACTGGTCCAGTCAAAGATATTTTTAATGATGATAATTTAACTAAAACCTACGGAATTAATTATAAAGTAAGTATACAGGAATAG
- a CDS encoding metal ABC transporter permease yields MDIAEYFRLVFTDYTLRTITLGTAILGAVTGMLGSFAVLRKQSLLGDAISHAALPGIAIAFLITGAKDSNTLLLGALISGLIGTFWIRGIVKKTHLKSDTALGLILSLFFGFGMLLLTFIQKQPNANQAGLDKYLFGQAATLVESDVWLMAIITGLCLFVLLLFWKEFKILLFDADYTKTLGFNTKTIDILITSFIVLAIVLGLQTVGVVLMSAMLLAPAAAARQWTNSLSKMVFLAAIFGAFSGVFGTAISASQTNLSTGPVIVLVAAVFVIISFVFSPSRGLLFKQIRFIKNRRDLELHKTLALMHHIAETHDDISHPHAIKLLNNFQGFTRKTLQKLVEKNYVTLEGNMWSLTKTGFETAKNLYTKQTTEDE; encoded by the coding sequence ATGGATATAGCAGAATATTTTAGACTAGTCTTTACAGACTATACGTTAAGAACCATCACGCTTGGTACTGCCATTTTAGGAGCAGTCACTGGTATGTTAGGTAGTTTTGCTGTACTAAGAAAACAAAGTCTACTAGGTGATGCTATATCTCATGCAGCATTACCAGGTATTGCAATAGCCTTTTTAATTACTGGAGCAAAAGACAGCAACACATTACTTTTAGGTGCTTTAATTAGCGGATTGATTGGCACCTTTTGGATTAGAGGTATCGTTAAAAAAACACACCTAAAAAGCGATACTGCTTTAGGGTTAATCTTGTCCTTATTCTTTGGATTTGGGATGTTATTGCTCACTTTTATCCAAAAACAACCCAATGCTAATCAAGCTGGATTGGATAAATATTTATTTGGTCAAGCTGCTACTTTAGTAGAAAGTGATGTGTGGTTAATGGCTATAATCACAGGATTATGTTTATTTGTTTTACTACTATTTTGGAAAGAGTTTAAAATCTTATTATTTGATGCAGATTACACCAAAACATTAGGATTTAATACCAAAACCATCGATATTTTAATTACTAGTTTTATAGTATTAGCTATTGTTTTAGGATTACAAACCGTTGGTGTTGTTTTAATGAGTGCTATGTTATTGGCTCCTGCAGCTGCTGCAAGACAATGGACTAATAGTTTATCTAAAATGGTGTTTTTAGCAGCTATTTTTGGTGCTTTTTCTGGTGTATTTGGTACAGCAATTAGTGCTAGCCAAACTAACCTATCAACAGGTCCAGTCATTGTTTTAGTGGCTGCTGTATTTGTAATCATTTCTTTTGTGTTTTCCCCAAGTCGAGGTTTGTTATTTAAACAAATTAGATTTATAAAAAACAGACGTGATTTAGAGCTTCATAAAACCTTAGCGTTAATGCATCATATTGCAGAAACGCATGACGATATTTCGCATCCACATGCTATTAAATTACTCAACAATTTTCAAGGGTTTACCCGTAAAACCCTTCAGAAGTTAGTCGAAAAAAACTACGTGACATTGGAAGGTAATATGTGGAGTTTAACCAAAACTGGTTTTGAAACCGCAAAAAATTTATATACTAAACAAACCACTGAGGATGAATAG
- a CDS encoding metal ABC transporter permease, whose amino-acid sequence MNSAQIEIQLIASLVAIACAIPGTFLVLRKMAMISDAISHSILPGIVIGFFITQDLNSPLLIVLAAFTGIITVVLVEYIQKTGLVKEDTAIGLVFPALFSIGVILIAKNANDVHLDVDAVLVGELALAPFDRLLISGVDVGPKSMWIIGVILLTTITLLVAFFKELKISTFDKGLAASLGFSPAIIHYGLMTVSSVTTVGAFDAVGAILVVALMIAPAATAYLLTTDLKKMLGLSVFFGVFSAISGYWLAHVLDASIAGSITTVLGLVFLLVYLFAPSKGVIAVMYREKQQRTEVSLLTFLLHLKNHNEVEERHVNHLREHINWQKVRAKTVLELAQKNNMIVIDNNVVSLTEKGDTFTSKAIDYIITNEDAQIEDMKDDFFLFRG is encoded by the coding sequence ATGAATAGTGCACAAATAGAAATACAACTTATTGCAAGTTTAGTTGCTATTGCATGCGCTATTCCAGGCACCTTTCTGGTGCTTCGCAAAATGGCCATGATAAGTGATGCTATTAGTCATTCTATCCTACCAGGAATAGTGATTGGATTTTTCATAACACAAGATTTAAATTCGCCTTTACTAATTGTATTAGCTGCTTTTACAGGAATTATTACTGTGGTTTTAGTAGAATATATTCAAAAAACAGGTTTGGTAAAAGAAGATACAGCAATTGGCTTAGTCTTTCCTGCTTTGTTTAGTATTGGTGTTATTTTAATTGCAAAAAACGCAAACGATGTCCATTTAGATGTCGATGCAGTTTTGGTTGGTGAACTCGCTTTGGCACCTTTTGACCGACTACTAATTTCTGGAGTAGATGTTGGCCCAAAATCGATGTGGATTATTGGTGTTATTTTGCTAACAACCATCACTTTGCTAGTTGCCTTTTTCAAAGAACTTAAAATAAGTACGTTTGACAAAGGTTTAGCAGCTTCGTTAGGGTTTTCTCCAGCCATTATTCATTATGGATTAATGACTGTGTCGTCAGTAACAACAGTTGGCGCATTTGATGCTGTAGGTGCTATTTTAGTCGTCGCCTTGATGATTGCACCAGCTGCTACTGCATATTTATTGACCACAGATTTAAAAAAGATGCTGGGCTTATCTGTGTTTTTTGGTGTATTTAGTGCTATTTCTGGCTATTGGTTAGCACATGTTTTAGATGCCTCAATTGCTGGATCTATCACAACCGTTTTAGGTCTAGTCTTCTTATTGGTCTATTTATTTGCTCCAAGCAAAGGTGTAATAGCAGTTATGTATCGCGAAAAACAACAACGTACAGAAGTCAGTTTATTAACTTTTTTACTACATTTAAAAAACCATAACGAGGTTGAAGAAAGACATGTTAATCATTTACGAGAGCATATAAATTGGCAAAAAGTAAGAGCTAAAACTGTTTTAGAATTAGCTCAAAAAAACAATATGATTGTTATTGATAATAATGTGGTGTCATTAACCGAAAAAGGAGACACCTTTACCTCTAAAGCTATTGATTATATTATTACTAACGAAGATGCACAGATTGAAGACATGAAGGATGATTTCTTTTTGTTTAGAGGATAA